A genomic stretch from Setaria italica strain Yugu1 chromosome VII, Setaria_italica_v2.0, whole genome shotgun sequence includes:
- the LOC101785436 gene encoding ATP sulfurylase 2 → MATHLLTPPRLHPASPSPSASSSSAARLRATVSLAHPLLPSRPRLATTRHPHSPSPGHHRSRRAMSVRSSLIDPDGGALVELVAPPDRLPALRAEAETLPRVRLAPVDLQWAHVLAEGWASPLRGFMREAEYLQSLHFNCIRLPDGGLVNMSLPIVLAIGDADKEQIGDKPDVALEGPDGGVVAILRRVEIYPHNKEERIARTWGTTAPGLPYVDEAIASAGNWLIGGDLEVLEPIKYNDGLDHYRLSPRQLRNEFDKRGADAVFAFQLRNPVHNGHALLMNDTRRRLLEMGYKNPILLLHPLGGFTKADDVPLPVRMEQHSKVLEDGVLDPETTIVSIFPSPMHYAGPTEVQWHAKARINAGANFYIVGRDPAGMGHPTEKRDLYNPDHGKKVLSMAPGLEKLNILPFKVAAYDTVAKKMAFFDPSRSQDFLFISGTKMRNFAKTGENPPDGFMCPGGWKVLVDYYNSLQAEEATPVPV, encoded by the exons ATGGCCACCCACCTCCTCACTCCtccccgcctccaccccgcCTCCCCCTCAccttccgcctcctcctcctccgccgctcgcCTCCGCGCCACCGTCTCGCTCGCGCAcccgctcctcccctcccgccccCGCCTCGCCACGACCCGCCACCCCCACTCCCCGTCCCCGGGCCACCACCGCAGCCGGCGCGCCATGTCGGTCCGCAGCTCCCTCATCGACCcggacggcggcgcgctcgTCGAGCTCGTCGCCCCGCCCGACCGCCTCCCTGCGCTGCGCGCGGAGGCCGAGACCCTCCCGCGGGTGCGCCTCGCGCCCGTCGACCTCCAGTGGGCGCACGTGCTCGCCGAGGGGTGGGCGAGCCCGCTGCGCGGGTTCATGCGGGAGGCGGAGTACCTGCAGTCCCTCCACTTCAACTGCATCCGACTCCCCGACGGGGGCCTCGTCAACATGTCGCTCCCCATCGTGCTCGCCATCGGGGACGCCGATAAGGAGCAGATCGGGGATAAGCCCGACGTCGCGTTAGAAGGCCCGGACGGCGGCGTCGTCGCCATCCTGCGCAG AGTTGAAATTTACCCCCACAATAAAGAAGAAAGAATCGCAAGAACATGGGGTACAACTGCACCTGGTTTACCCTATGTTGATGAGGCAATTGCATCAGCTGGGAATTGGCTGATTGGTGGTGATCTGGAGGTGTTAGAACCCATCAAATACAATGATGGTCTTGATCACTACAGACTTTCACCTCGGCAACTCAGGAATGAGTTCGACAAGCGGGGGGCTGATGCTGTGTTTGCTTTCCAGTTGAGAAATCCAGTACATAATGGCCATGCACTGTTGATGAATGACACTAGAAGGCGTCTCCTGGAAATGGGTTACAAGAATCCCATTCTACTACTACATCCTTTAGGTGGGTTTACAAAAGCTGATGATGTCCCACTGCCTGTTAGAATGGAACAACACAGCAAG GTCTTAGAGGATGGAGTCCTTGATCCTGAGACTACTATAGTGTCTATATTTCCCTCTCCAATGCATTATGCTGGTCCAACAGAAGTGCAATGGCACGCAAAGGCACGAATTAATGCTGGTGCCAATTTCTACATAGTAGGCCGTGATCCAGCTGGGATGGGCCATCCAACAGAAAAGAGGGATTTGTACAATCCGGACCATGGAAAGAAGGTCCTGAGCATGGCTCCAGGTCTAGAGAAACTCAACATACTGCCCTTCAAG GTAGCAGCTTATGATACAGTGGCAAAGAAGATGGCCTTCTTTGATCCTTCACGCAGTCAAGATTTTCTTTTCATCTCAGGAACAAAG ATGCGCAATTTCGCCAAAACTGGAGAGAACCCTCCTGACGGTTTCATGTGCCCTGGAGGGTGGAAAGTCCTAGTCGACTACTACAATAGCTTGCAAGCAGAAGAAGCGACTCCGGTTCCTGTATGA